The Pyxidicoccus sp. MSG2 DNA segment TACGTGCTCGCCTACACGCCGCTCAAGGCGCGCACCTCCGCCGCCATGCTGGTGGGCGCGGTGCCCGGCGCGCTGCCGCCGCTGATGGGGTGGACGGCGGTGACGAACGTGGTGGACGCGGGCGGCTTCGCCCTCTTCGCCATCCTCTTCCTGTGGCAGATGCCGCACTTCATCGCCATCGCGCTGTTCCGCAAGGAGGAGTACGCGGCCGCGGGCCTCAAGTCCGTGCCGCTGGAGCGCGGGGACGAGTCCAGCCGCGCGCAGGTGGTGCTCTACCTGGTGGCGCTGATTCCGATGACGCTGCTGCCCTTCCAGCTGAACATCGCGGGCTCGTGGTACCTGGCGGCGGCGGTGTTGCTGGGGCTGGGTTTCCTGGGCCTGGGGGCGTGGGGTTTCTTCCGCCGGCTCGGGAAGCCCTGGGCGCGCCAGACGTTCTTCTATTCGCTCATCTACCTCACCGTCCTGTTCGCCGCGATGACGCTCGACCGCGTCCCGCGCGGCTAGCGCGCAGGGGACCGGGGGAAGTCACCCATGCCTGATACCTCGGTCTCCATCCCGCCGGCGCCGCTGCTCCAGATTGAGGGCCTCACGCGGCGTTTCAAGGGCCGCACCGCCGTGGACGGCTTGAGCCTGTCCGTGCGGCAGGGCGAAATCCTGGGCCTGCTGGGCCCCAACGGCGCGGGCAAGTCCACCACGTTCCAGGTGCTGGCGGGGCTCCTGGCCCCGGACGCGGGAGAGGTGCGCTTCGCCGGGAAGGTGCTGGCGCTGAGCGACCCGTCGCTGCGGCGGCAGATGGGCATCATCTTCCAGCGCAGCAGCCTGGATGACCTGCTCACCGCGCGGGAGAACCTGATGCTCGGGGCCCGGCTGTACGGCCTGGGCGGCGAGCGGGCGCGCGAGCGGGTGGAGTCGATGCTGGTGCTCATCGGCCTCCAGGACCGGGGCGACGAGAAGGTGGGCATCTGGTCCGGCGGCATGCGCCGACGGCTGGAGCTGGCGCGGGCGCTGGTGCACCAGCCGCGCGTGGTGCTGATGGACGAGCCCACGCAGGGCCTGGACGAGGCGGCCTTCCGCACCTTCTGGGCGCACCTGAAGCGGCTGCGCGACAGCGAGGGCGTCACGGTGCTGCTCACCACACACCGCGCGGACGAGGCCGACGTCTGCGACAGGCTCGCGGTGCTGGACGCGGGAAAGCTGGTGGCCTGTGACACGCCGGCGGCGCTGGCCTCGCGCATGGGCGGGGACATCCTCACGCTGGAGGCGGCCGAGCCGGAGACGCTGGCGCGCGAGGTGCGCGAGCGGCTGGGGCTGGACGCGAAGGTGGTGGAGGGGCGGGTGCAGGTGGAAGCCACGCAGGGACATGCGCTGGTGCCCCGACTGGTGGAGGCCTTCCCGGCCGGGCGGCTGACCTCCGTGTCGCTGCGCCGGCCCACACTGGCGGACGTGTTCCTCCAGCTCACGGGGCGCGCGCTGGGGGCGGACAAGCCCGCCGCCGAGCCCGCGCCGAGGAGACGCCGATGAACGCCGAGGTTTCCGCCGCTCCTCCGCCCGTGGAGGCTCCGCAGTCGCTGGAGGCGCGGGTGCCGGCTCCCGGTGCACCGGGCTCGCTCGCGCTGCAGTGGGCCACGGTGCGTGTGCTGCTGGTGCGCGACGTGGTGCGCTTCTTCCGCCAGCCCAGCCGCGTGGTGGGCGCGCTGGCGCAGCCCATCCTCTTCTGGTTCGTCATCGGCTCCGGCTTCGCGGGCTCGTTCCGCGTGGAGGGCGCGCAGGGGCTGGGCTACCAGCAGTTCTTCTTCCCTGGCGTCGTCACCATGGTGCTGTTGTTCAGCGCCATCTTCGCGACGATTACCGTCATCGAGGACCGGCGCGAGGGCTTCCTCCAGGCGGTGCTCGCCGGGCCGGGCTCGCGGCTGGCGGTGGTGCTGGGCAAGGCGCTGGGCTCGTCGGCGATTGCGCTGATGCAGGCGTCGCTGTTCCTGCTGCTGGCCCCGCTGGCCGGGGTGAGCGCGGCCACGCTCAATCTGCCGCTGCTGCTGACGGTCATGGTGCTGTCCGCGCTGGCGCTGACCGGCATGGGCATGTCGCTGGCGTGGTGGGTGCGCTCCAGCGCGGGCTATCACGCGGTGATGAGCATCGTCCTGCTGCCCATGTGGGTGCTGTCCGGGGCGATGTTCCCGCTCAAGGGCGCTGGCTCCTGGCTTGCGTGGGTGATGCGCATCAACCCCATGCGCTTCTCCGTGGAGGGCGTGCGGCGCGCGCTGTACGGCGTGGAGGCATCCGCGGCCGTGGGCCCGGCGTCCGTGGCGGGGCTCGAGGTGCCGGTGCTGCTCGCCTTCGCCACCGTGTTCGTGGGCCTGGCCGCCTTCAGCGTCAGCCGGCGCGAGTAGCCCCAGGCGCACGTGGCTTGGACATCCGGAGCCCCGTTCAGTACGACGGGGTGGCTGATGAACCTGCTTCCCGAGGAGATTGCACGATGACGCTGCGCACGCTCGGTCTGACGCTGTTGGGGACCGCGGGCCTGCTGGCCCTTCCCGCCTGCCAGAAGGAGGAGGCTCCGGCCGCTCCGACTCCGGTCGCCGCCACCCCGCCGCCCGCCGCGCCCACGCCCGCGCCCGAGGCGAAGCAGCATGCGGCCACGCCCATTCAGGAGCCCGGCGCTCAGGGGGCCGCTCCCGCCGTTCCAGCCATTCCCGCAGGCAAGGGCGTGGTGCGTGGCACGGTGACGTTCACCGGCACGGCGCCCGTCGCGGCCGACATCCCGGCGAGCAACGACCCGGCCTGCGAGGGCATGTCGATGAAGGACGCCTCGGTGCTGGTGAAGGACGGCAAGCTGGCGAACGTGTTGGTGCGCGTGCGCGGCAACGTGCCGGGCGCGCCGTCCGCGCCGACGGCTCCGGTGCTGGTGGACCAGTCGAAGTGCACCTATGTGCCGCGCGTGCAGGGGGCGATGGTCGGCCAGCCGGTGGCCTTCAAGAACAGTGACGGGACGCTGCACAACGTGCGCGGGCTGGTGGGCACGAAGTCTGCCTTCAACGTCGCGCAGCCGCCGTCTGGCGCGCAGGTGCAGAAGACCCTGCCCGCGGACGCGGAGGTGCTCAAGCTCAAGTGCGACGTGCACCCGTGGATGACGGCGTTCGTGGTGACGAACCCGAACCCGTACTTCGCCACCACGGGCGCGGACGGCACGTTCAGCCTCCAGGGCCTGCCCGCCGGGACGTACACGGTGGAGGCCTGGCACGAGTCGCTCGGCACGAAGACCGCCGAGGTCACCGTGAAGGACGACGCGCCGGCCGAGGCCTCCTTCGCCTTCTCCGCGACCGACGCCGCCGCGAAGAAGTGAGCGTGTCGAAGACATGAGCACGCACGGGCTCGCGCGGGTGCGGTGGTGGTACCTGCGCGGGCTCGGGTTCGTCTTCTGTCTGGCGTTCGCCTCGCTGCTCCCGCAGTTGCCCGAGCTGCTCGGGCCACGGGGGTTGAGCCCCGCCGCGGAGTGGCTCGACCAGGTCCGTGAGTATCTGGGCGGCGCGGAGCCCATGCTGCGCGTGCCCACGCTGTTGTGGCTCACGGGGGCGGGAACCGGGGCCCTGCAAGGCGTGAGCATCGCGGGTCTCCTGTGCGGCCTGCTGCTGCTCGTGAATGTGGCGCCGCGCCAGGCCCTGGTGGGCGCGTGGGCCGCGTACCTGTCCATCACCACCGTGGGCGGCGTGTTCCTCAGCTTCCAATGGGACGTGTTGCTGCTGGAGACCGCGCTCGTCTCGCTGCCGCTCACACCGGGACACCTGTGGCCTCCGCGCGTGGCAGTCGAGCCGCGTCGTGAGGCGGTGCTCCTCGTCCGCTTCCTGCTGTTCCGGCTGATGGTGATGTCCGGCCTCGTGAAGCTCGCGAGTGGCGACCCGACGTGGCGCGACTTCACCGCGCTCGAGTACCACTACTGGACGCAGCCGCTGCCGAATGCGCTGGCGTACTTCGCGCACCAGCTCCCCGTGGGGCTCCAGCGGGCCAGCGCGGTGGCGATGTTCATCATCGAGTTGATGGTGCCGTTCTTCCTCTTCGGGCCCCGGCGCGTGCGGCTCACGGCGGCCTCGCTGCTGGCGCTGCTCCAGGTGGGCATCCTCGCCACCGGGAGCTATGGCTTCTTCAACGTGTTGACGCTCGTGCTGTGTTTCGCCGCGCTCGATGATGGCGTGCTGGGCCGGCTGCATGTCCCGAAGCTCGGGGAGGAGGGGGCTCTACCCGCGCCGCGCTCACGCGTGGGCACCGCGGCGTTCACCGTGTTCGCCGGTGTCTATGCGGTGCTCGCGCTGTCACAGGATGCGCGTCGCCTCACGCGATGGGGTCCTCCGGCGCTGGTGTCGACGGTGCTCGAAGCGGTGGGCCCCTTCAACAGCATCAACACCTACGGCCTCTTCGCGGTGATGACCACGCAGCGCGAGGAAATCGTCATCGAGGGCAGCGACGACGGGCAGACGTGGCACGAGTACCTCCTGCGCTGGCGCCCGGGCCCCGTGGATGAGCGACCCCGCGTGGCCGCGCCGCACATGCCCCGGCTGGATTGGCAGATGTGGTTCGCCGCGCTTTCCACCTGTCGCGACAACCCGTGGCTCTTGCGCCTCCAGGACGCGCTGCTCCGGGGCGAGCCCCAGGTGCGCGACTTCTTCCGTGGCGGCACGCTGCCGGAAACGCCCCCGCGCTACGTGCGCACCGTCGTCTACGACTACCGCTTCACGGACCTTGCGACGTGGCGCAGCACGGGGGCGTGGTGGACACGTCGGGCGGTCGGCCCCTACTGCCCGCCACTCACCGTGGAGAGCGGCCAGCTCCAGGTCGCGCCCCCGTGACTCGCGAGGGCTCGACCGAACGGCCCGGCCGCGGAATGAACGTTCCTTCCGCGACGCTCAGGCTGCGGTCCCCTGGGGCAGGGTGCTGACACCGGGCGGACCCGACTTCTTCACGGTGAAGCCCACCCGCGCGCCACCCCCGGCGCGGTTCTCCGCGAAGGCCTCGCCCCCGTGGGCGCGCGCAATCCGCTGCACCAGCGCCAGCCCCAGTCCCAGCGAGCCCGCCTCACGGGCCTCGCCGCCCCGGTCCTTCCGGTAGAAGGGCTGGAAGATGCGCACCTCCTCGCCCGGCAGGAGCCCCTGGCCCCGGTCGTCCACGAAGAAGGCCAGGTGCTCGCCGCGCTCCTGCACGCGCAGCGCCTCCGCGCCCGCGCCATGCCGCCGCGCGTTCTCCAGCAGGTTGGCCAGCGCCCGCCCCAGCAGCGTCGCGTCTCCCTGCAGGCCCGCCTCTGTCGCCTCTACGTCGAGCAGTTCCACCGGCAGCCCCGCGCGCTCCAGCGCCTGCGCCGCGAGCGCGCGCCCGTCCAGCACCCGCGACGTGAGCTGCCCGAAGTCCAGCCGGGAGCTGGCCAGCAGCTCTCCCACCAGCGCGTCCAGCTCCACCACCTCGCGGTCCACCTGGTCCAGCGTCCTCGGGTTGCCCCCGCCGTCGCGCAGCAGCTCCGTCAGCACGCGCATGCGCGCCAGCGGCGTGCGCAGCTCGTGGGACACCGCCGCGAGCAGCTCGCGCTGGTCCGCCACCTGCTTCTCGATGCGGCCCGCCATGTCGTTGAATGCAACCGCCAGCACCGCGAACTCGCCCGTGGTGTGCGGGAGCACCTCGGCCCGTGCGTCCAGCCTCCCCGCGCCCAGTGCCTCCGTGGCCTTCACCAGCGTATCCACCGGCCGGGCCAGTCGCCGCGCCAGCTTGCCCGCGGCCAGCCACAGCACCGCTCCCGCGAGCACCAACGGCAGCGCCACCCGGAGCGGGTTCTTCGGCCGGAAGGGGGAGTAGCACGCCCGCACCATCCCCAGCGGGACGCCGTCGCGCTCCACGGGGACGCTCAGCTCGGAGCGCCGGCACGGCTCGCCCCCGCGCACCAGCAACGCGCCCGAGGTGTCACGCAGCTCCACGCCAATCTCCAGGTCCGTGGCGATGGAGTGCACCAGCGCATCGCGCCGCGCGGGCTCGTTCCAGACCTCCTCGAAGCGGTGACCCACGAAGGTCCGCATCCGGTCGGTCTCCTGCTTCCACGTGTTGCCGCCCACCAGGTTCATCACCGTCACCACGACGAGGCCCGTGGCGAGGATGGACAGCCCGAACCAGAGGAAGAGGCGCCGATGCAGCCGCGCGCGCACGAAGTGCCCCAGCCGGCCCATGCGCCAGTACCGGTGCCGCCAGCGCGCGTGCGCTCGCATGTGCCGCCGCCAGGCCGCGGGGCCGTGCCCATGTCCCCAGGGGCCACCGCCGCCAGGTCCCCAGGGCCCGCCGCCATGCCCCCAGGGCCCGCTTCCCTGTGCCCCGTGTCCCGGGCCGTGTCCGGAGGCGTCGCCCTCGGGCCCGTGCCCGGAGTCTTCTTCGTGAAGCCCGCAGTCGGGGCCGCAGTCGGGCCCGTGGCCCCAGTCGCGTCGGCGGCCTCTCATGGCCCCTCTTTGGCGAAGACGTAGCCCACGCCGCGCACCGTCTTGATGAGGCGCGTCCCGACGTCGCCCAGCTTCTGCCGCAAATGCGAGATGTGCACGTCCACCGTGCGCTCACCCACCACCGTGTCACTGCGCCCGGCCTCGCCCAGCAGCGCGTCGCGAGGGATGACCCGCCCGGCCCGGCGCACCAGCGCCACCAGCAGGTCGAACTCCAGGCCCGTCAGGTCCACCAGCCGGTCCTCCACGCGCACCTCGCGGCCGGCCACGTCGATGGACACACCTCCCGCCTCCAGCCGGTCCGCCACCGCCGACGGCTGCGAGCGGCGCAGCACCGCCCGCAGGCGTGCCAGCAGCTCGCGCGGGCTGAAGGGCTTGGGCAGGTAGTCGTCCGCGCCCAGCTCCAGCCCCACCACCCGGTCCGTCTCGTCGCCCTTCGCCGTGAGCATGAGGACCGGGATGCGGCTCTTCGCGCGGATGCGCTTGCACACCTCCAGGCCATCCATGCCGGGCATCATCACGTCCAGCAGCACCGCGTCGTAGGCCCCGGCCTCCAGCGCCGCCAGGCCGCGCCCACCGTCGGGCGCGTGGGTGACGCTGAGGCCGTTCTGCCCGAGGTACTGCGCGAGCAGCTCGTACAGCCGGGTGTCGTCGTCGATGAGCAGGACTCGCGTGGACATGTACGGCCTCTGACTCTAGCGCGCCCCCTCGCCAGGCGCGGGGGACTCGGAGGGACTGGGAGCTGCGGCGGACGGGGCCGGGGCCCCCCTGGGCGCGCGAGACTCCCACGACTCGCGCGGGCCCCGCGAGCCCCAGCGGTTCTCCCCCCGGTCCTCCCAGCGCTCTCCCCACGCGCTGGAGTGACAGGGGTGACGGTGGTGGGCAAGGCGGGCGAAGCCGGAGGCATAGCCTCCGACGGTGCCCATGGCGAGCAGGACAATCAGCAGGCGGCGGCGCATGGTGCGTTCTCCTTTGCGTTGATGAAGACGGCTGTCATGGGGAGCGGGTCAGACCATCTGCTCGCCATGCCCCCGCCAGCCGCCGCGCCCGCCGCACCGGCCATGGCCGCCGTAGCCGCCGCGCCAGCCGTAGCCGAAGCCGTGCTCGATGAGGTCCGCCAGCTCGCGGCGCTGGCGCGGATCCAACGCCTCGTGCACCTGGGACAGCGCGCCCTGCACCGTGCGGCGCAGGTTGTCGAGCGCCACGTCATGGCGCGCGAACAGCTCGCGCAGCGCGTCCCCGTCGAAGTGCTCGCCCCGCAGCGCGCTGCCGAGGGCGGTGCGGCTCGGGCCCACCTCGTCGCGCACCTTGGCGAAGGCCTCCGTCACCTCTTCCACCGTCTTGACGATGACCTTCTCCTGGCCGGGAGACGTCTCCAGGCGCTCGAACAGCCAGCGCAGCCGGGCGCGGCCCCAGCGCCCTGTGCCGCGGTGATGATGGTGATGCCAGTGACGCCCGCCGCGCAGCGTGAAGATGAGCCCCGCGAGGCATGCGGTACCGAAGAAGAATCCGAACATGATGCTGCTCCCCAGAAGTGCCGCGCCCGGGAAGGGCCGGCGTTGTTGACGGGGAGAAAGGTAGAAGGCGGGTGTGAAGCGCGCGCCCGAGCCCCGTGAAGAAGTGTGAAGGGGCCATGCGGGCTCGGAATGGAGAGAAGCGCCCGGTCGGTTTTCCCTAACGAGCGACGCGCCTCCCTTGGAGTGTCTTCCGTCCGACGCCTGCCTGCCCGGTAGGCCGGGGGCCGGTGGACTTCCACCTCCGAGGTGGATTGTCGTCTCGGTGTTGGGGCGATGTCCGCTCCGCACGGGCAGCCCGGAAGTCCGGACCGCCGCAAAGCAGAAAGAAGAAGGTCACATGGCAATCGGTACTGTGAAGTGGTTCAACGACGCCAAGGGGTTCGGCTTCATCGCGCAGGACAACGGTGAGGACGTTTTCTGCCACCACTCGGCCATCAACATGGATGGCTTCCGCACCCTCCAGGAGGGGCAGAAGGTGGAGTTCGAGGTCACCCGTGGCCCCAAGGGGCTGCAGGCCCAGAACGTCCGCGCGGCGAGCTAGCCGCTCCGCACCGCGGCCACCCATGGGTGGTTTCGAGGCCCGGTCTCCCACAGGGAGGCTGGGCCTTCGTCTTTCCGGCCTCTGGCCTGCCGGGCAGGCGGCCTCGCGGTGTCCACCCGTCGACGCCGGCCTCCTTCCTTACCTTCACGGCAGGAGCGCGGCGCACCCGCCGCCATTCATCCGCCTCGAGGCGAAGGAGACGCAGGCATGGGCGACACCAGCGTGAAGAAGGTCGAGAGTCGGCACTCTCCCAAGGGAGAGCTGGGGCAGAAGTACCTGGCCTCCGGCGTCCGCCTGTCCATGCGCCTGTGGGAGGACGAGCCTCCTGGAGAGCCCGCGCCCGCGACCGCCCGCGACTACGAGACGGTGGGCTTCGTGCTGAAGGGACGCGCCGAACTGCACCTGGAGGGACAGGTCATCCTGCTCAATCCGGGTGACTCGTGGCTGGTGCCGCGCGGCTCCTCGCACACGTACAAAGTCCTGGAGACGTTCTCCGCCGTGGAGGCCACCAGCCCTCCGGCCGCCGTGCATGGGCGCGACGAGGGCAAGGACGTGCAGAAGAAGCCCGCCAATGCGTGAGGCCGGAACCGGGTGAAGAGGGCGGACATCTCCTCGGAATGGAGGCGATGGCCGCCCCGGCCCTCCGTGAGAAGTCTGTCGTTTGAAACCCTTCACCGTGCGGTGCGCAGGTGCCCGCATGGCGGATGGAACCAGGCCCCTGGAGCTGCTCGCGCTGGCTGCGGAGGGCACCGAGTCGCATTTCACGAGTTCCTCCAGCAGCGCCCGGAGGCCTGGACGTCCATCGGCACCGTGGGCCTGCCCGCGCTGGGAGACGTGTCTACCGTGCTCTCCCGATTGCGCACCGTGTCCAGTGGCGCGTCGGCGGCGTACTTCGAGCACGAGGCCTCCGACCTGCTCGCCCTGGTGGACCGGGCCCGCACAGGCACGTCGGTGCAGGTCATTCGCGGCCGCCCGGTGATGAACCTGACGGCGTGCCCGCCACGCTCGGGAAGAGATGGGAGCGGGTCCGGGTTGGGGCGTCACCCCGAGCACCGGAGGACCGCATGGCCGAGAAGTCGTCCCGCCCCGCCCCCCGCTGGAAGCGTCACCTGCCCGACCTCGTCGTGCTGCTCTTCCTGCTGGTGGGGCGCGCCAGCTTCGCGGACCACTACCACGTGCCCTCCGGCTCCATGGAGCCGACGCTGGCGGTGAAGGACCACATCCTCGTGGACAAGCGCGCCTATGGCCTGCGCGTGCCGCTCACCGAGACCTGGCTCACCGAGCGCGAGCCCACCCGCGGCGACGTGGTGGTGTTCGCCCACCCGCTCACGGGGACGACGATGGTGAAGCGCCTCATCGGACTGCCCGGCGACACCGTGGCCCTGGTCGACGGGCGGCTCTGGCTCAACGGCGCGCCGGTGGAGCAGACGCTCGCGCGGGGCGCGCGGCGCGAGGCGCTGCCCGGCGCGCCGCACCCGCTGTCGCCCGAGGAGGACCAGGGCCCAGACTTCGGCCCGCTGCAGGTGCCCGCGGGCGGGTACCTGATGCTGGGCGACCACCGGGGCAACTCCGCCGACAGTCGCTTCTGGGGCCTGGTCCCGCGCGCCAGGCTGCTCGGGCGCGCGGTGGCCGTGGTGTACAGCGCGCGCGACGGGCTCTCCGGCACCGAGCGCCTGTGGCTGCCGCTCACCCCGGGCAGCGAGGACTCCCGGCTGCTGGAGCCGCGGTAGGACGACGAGCCTCGGGGCAGCAATCCCCCGGCGCCTCGATTCCGCAAGCCCGCCGTCCCTGAGGTCGAGCGCCGCCCACGGTGAAGCGGGCCGGGGTCCACCTATCATGCAGGCCCGGCTGCGAGGCAGCGCGCTCGCGACCGCCTACTCCGGCTGCGGCTGACGAATTTCGATGTGGAACGCCGGGTCTCCGTCGGCAGGCCCGAGGAAGTTCGACACGGAGGGGTTCGCCCGGATGGCGGCGATGAACGCGTCGTGCTGACTCGCCGGAATCGAGCGAGGGGAGATGTCGACGACGTTGAGCTGGTCGGGGTTCGCCAGGTGCCGGGACACGTTGGAGGGCCCCAGCTCGTTGATTCTGTCCACCATGGCCTGCTCGACCTCGGGCCGCGACAGCCCCGCGCCCACCGCTTCCTCGTAGGCGTCGATGACCTGGTCCCCGAAGCGTCCGTAGAGCTCCCGTTGCCGCGCGACGCCCTGGGTCTGGAGGTTGTCGTACATGGCCCGCGCCTGGTCCGCGGGCGTCCGCGCCGTGCTGGTGATGGTCGCCGACGTCACGCCGGCGGTGGCCATGATGTCCGCCAGCACCGCCTGCGAGTGCGCGCTGACGGCCGCCGTGTTGGCGTTCGCGCCATAGGTCAGGTTGGCCGTCGTCGCCGCCTGGGTCAGGTGAGCGGGCCTCGGCTGGGGAGTCGGCACGGGCCGCTCGAAGGACGCCAGCGGCCCCATGGGCGTGGACTGGAGCATGTTGGCGCTGAAGTTGGGCGCCGTCAGCGTGGCATTCATCGCGACCGGCGTCGGGTCCAGCATCGCGTTCGTCACCTGCGGGGCCGTCAGCGACGGCATTCCGTTGGGCGCCGCCGCCGGGGTGAAGGAGCTGACGTCCAGGGCGAGCCGCTCGGAAATCGCCGCCTTCTCCGCAGCCGCGGCCGCCGCGGCCGCGTCCGCCTGCCTCTGGGTTTCGGCGGCCCTCGCCGCCTCCGCGCTCGAGGCGCTGTCATTCACAGACGAGGAGGAAGACGACGAAGAACTCCTGCTGGAGCTTGAACCGCCAACGGAATCGACACCCATGGAAGTCTCCACAGCCTGCGAATGCGTGATTTGACTGTAAGTGTGTCACACACAGGCCGTGGAGCGCGAGGCCCCTCCGCCCCCATGCACCCGCTGGAGCGGGACATGGAGGCGGCGGCGCTGGACGCTGGCGCTTGAAGCGGACCCTGGGCGCGACGTGCACGCAACAGGTGCCGTGACACCGCGATGCGAGGCGTGGGCTCAGCCGCAGGTGTTGTTGCAGTCGCTGGGCTGCGCCATCCAGCGACAGTCGTACCAGGTGGTCTCGTACGAAATGGTCCGGCCGTTGCTGTAGTAGCGGCGGGTGTACTTGTCATACTTGTACAACGGCGCGCCGTTGTCGCAGTCCGAGTTCGAGTCCCAGGGACCGAAGCTGCACGAGTTCGCGCTGAGGTAGGTGCCACAGGCGGCCGCGGCGGAGACGTCCTCCTCCTCCGGCAGCTCGCGCCGCACGGAGACCACGGGCACGTCCTCCCCGTTGCGCTGGAAGACCAGCTCCGTCTTGCTCTCTCCCGTCACGGGGATGCGCAACACGAGCGCGCCGGCCTCCGCCTCCACGATGGCCGCGGAGGGCTCGAGCACGTCGCCGCGCGATTCCAGCATCTGGTAGGTGGCCTGGAAGTTGTCGTGACGGAAGGCCTCCTGAAGCGCGGCCTCACGGCTCATCGACGGGGCTTCGGACTCCACTCCACACCCGGTGGCGACGAGCGACACGGCGGCTGCAAAGACACAACCCAGAATGTTCTTCATGGCGTTGAGCTCCTGGTGGTGATGCACGCGAAGACCCGCTGCGGGCCTTCGCGGCACGACGACTATGCGGAATCCAGGGCCCGGAGATGATGCAACACTATTGCAAATGTGGCTGATTAAACATGAATTACGTGATTTCCACTATTTGATTGGATTGGAGGCCTACGTCATCAGGACAAAAGCGAACGATGTTCAAGAGAGCAGCAGTCCGCGGGGTCCGCTGAGGCGCGCTGGTGGCTGGCTGCGGTGCCGACCCGCGGTCCGAGAACGAGGAGATCATCTCCAACCTGCTCGACCGGCGAGTTCACCAGCACAGAC contains these protein-coding regions:
- the cyoE gene encoding heme o synthase, with the translated sequence MNARAESLSTTASDLISLTKPRLSSLVLITTAGGMFLAPGPLSTVRALVTLLATAGTVGAANALNCYWERHSDQFMARTRNRPLPSGRMEPSVALWFGISLALVSLPALALGANLLTAGLGLIALLSYVLAYTPLKARTSAAMLVGAVPGALPPLMGWTAVTNVVDAGGFALFAILFLWQMPHFIAIALFRKEEYAAAGLKSVPLERGDESSRAQVVLYLVALIPMTLLPFQLNIAGSWYLAAAVLLGLGFLGLGAWGFFRRLGKPWARQTFFYSLIYLTVLFAAMTLDRVPRG
- a CDS encoding ABC transporter ATP-binding protein, whose protein sequence is MPDTSVSIPPAPLLQIEGLTRRFKGRTAVDGLSLSVRQGEILGLLGPNGAGKSTTFQVLAGLLAPDAGEVRFAGKVLALSDPSLRRQMGIIFQRSSLDDLLTARENLMLGARLYGLGGERARERVESMLVLIGLQDRGDEKVGIWSGGMRRRLELARALVHQPRVVLMDEPTQGLDEAAFRTFWAHLKRLRDSEGVTVLLTTHRADEADVCDRLAVLDAGKLVACDTPAALASRMGGDILTLEAAEPETLAREVRERLGLDAKVVEGRVQVEATQGHALVPRLVEAFPAGRLTSVSLRRPTLADVFLQLTGRALGADKPAAEPAPRRRR
- a CDS encoding ABC transporter permease — its product is MNAEVSAAPPPVEAPQSLEARVPAPGAPGSLALQWATVRVLLVRDVVRFFRQPSRVVGALAQPILFWFVIGSGFAGSFRVEGAQGLGYQQFFFPGVVTMVLLFSAIFATITVIEDRREGFLQAVLAGPGSRLAVVLGKALGSSAIALMQASLFLLLAPLAGVSAATLNLPLLLTVMVLSALALTGMGMSLAWWVRSSAGYHAVMSIVLLPMWVLSGAMFPLKGAGSWLAWVMRINPMRFSVEGVRRALYGVEASAAVGPASVAGLEVPVLLAFATVFVGLAAFSVSRRE
- a CDS encoding carboxypeptidase regulatory-like domain-containing protein — protein: MTLRTLGLTLLGTAGLLALPACQKEEAPAAPTPVAATPPPAAPTPAPEAKQHAATPIQEPGAQGAAPAVPAIPAGKGVVRGTVTFTGTAPVAADIPASNDPACEGMSMKDASVLVKDGKLANVLVRVRGNVPGAPSAPTAPVLVDQSKCTYVPRVQGAMVGQPVAFKNSDGTLHNVRGLVGTKSAFNVAQPPSGAQVQKTLPADAEVLKLKCDVHPWMTAFVVTNPNPYFATTGADGTFSLQGLPAGTYTVEAWHESLGTKTAEVTVKDDAPAEASFAFSATDAAAKK
- a CDS encoding lipase maturation factor family protein, with protein sequence MSTHGLARVRWWYLRGLGFVFCLAFASLLPQLPELLGPRGLSPAAEWLDQVREYLGGAEPMLRVPTLLWLTGAGTGALQGVSIAGLLCGLLLLVNVAPRQALVGAWAAYLSITTVGGVFLSFQWDVLLLETALVSLPLTPGHLWPPRVAVEPRREAVLLVRFLLFRLMVMSGLVKLASGDPTWRDFTALEYHYWTQPLPNALAYFAHQLPVGLQRASAVAMFIIELMVPFFLFGPRRVRLTAASLLALLQVGILATGSYGFFNVLTLVLCFAALDDGVLGRLHVPKLGEEGALPAPRSRVGTAAFTVFAGVYAVLALSQDARRLTRWGPPALVSTVLEAVGPFNSINTYGLFAVMTTQREEIVIEGSDDGQTWHEYLLRWRPGPVDERPRVAAPHMPRLDWQMWFAALSTCRDNPWLLRLQDALLRGEPQVRDFFRGGTLPETPPRYVRTVVYDYRFTDLATWRSTGAWWTRRAVGPYCPPLTVESGQLQVAPP
- a CDS encoding HAMP domain-containing sensor histidine kinase, with the protein product MRAHARWRHRYWRMGRLGHFVRARLHRRLFLWFGLSILATGLVVVTVMNLVGGNTWKQETDRMRTFVGHRFEEVWNEPARRDALVHSIATDLEIGVELRDTSGALLVRGGEPCRRSELSVPVERDGVPLGMVRACYSPFRPKNPLRVALPLVLAGAVLWLAAGKLARRLARPVDTLVKATEALGAGRLDARAEVLPHTTGEFAVLAVAFNDMAGRIEKQVADQRELLAAVSHELRTPLARMRVLTELLRDGGGNPRTLDQVDREVVELDALVGELLASSRLDFGQLTSRVLDGRALAAQALERAGLPVELLDVEATEAGLQGDATLLGRALANLLENARRHGAGAEALRVQERGEHLAFFVDDRGQGLLPGEEVRIFQPFYRKDRGGEAREAGSLGLGLALVQRIARAHGGEAFAENRAGGGARVGFTVKKSGPPGVSTLPQGTAA
- a CDS encoding response regulator transcription factor; the protein is MSTRVLLIDDDTRLYELLAQYLGQNGLSVTHAPDGGRGLAALEAGAYDAVLLDVMMPGMDGLEVCKRIRAKSRIPVLMLTAKGDETDRVVGLELGADDYLPKPFSPRELLARLRAVLRRSQPSAVADRLEAGGVSIDVAGREVRVEDRLVDLTGLEFDLLVALVRRAGRVIPRDALLGEAGRSDTVVGERTVDVHISHLRQKLGDVGTRLIKTVRGVGYVFAKEGP
- a CDS encoding periplasmic heavy metal sensor — translated: MFGFFFGTACLAGLIFTLRGGRHWHHHHHRGTGRWGRARLRWLFERLETSPGQEKVIVKTVEEVTEAFAKVRDEVGPSRTALGSALRGEHFDGDALRELFARHDVALDNLRRTVQGALSQVHEALDPRQRRELADLIEHGFGYGWRGGYGGHGRCGGRGGWRGHGEQMV
- a CDS encoding cold-shock protein, with the protein product MAIGTVKWFNDAKGFGFIAQDNGEDVFCHHSAINMDGFRTLQEGQKVEFEVTRGPKGLQAQNVRAAS
- a CDS encoding cupin domain-containing protein; this translates as MGDTSVKKVESRHSPKGELGQKYLASGVRLSMRLWEDEPPGEPAPATARDYETVGFVLKGRAELHLEGQVILLNPGDSWLVPRGSSHTYKVLETFSAVEATSPPAAVHGRDEGKDVQKKPANA
- the lepB gene encoding signal peptidase I, which produces MAEKSSRPAPRWKRHLPDLVVLLFLLVGRASFADHYHVPSGSMEPTLAVKDHILVDKRAYGLRVPLTETWLTEREPTRGDVVVFAHPLTGTTMVKRLIGLPGDTVALVDGRLWLNGAPVEQTLARGARREALPGAPHPLSPEEDQGPDFGPLQVPAGGYLMLGDHRGNSADSRFWGLVPRARLLGRAVAVVYSARDGLSGTERLWLPLTPGSEDSRLLEPR